One stretch of Vulpes lagopus strain Blue_001 chromosome 12, ASM1834538v1, whole genome shotgun sequence DNA includes these proteins:
- the NR5A1 gene encoding steroidogenic factor 1, with product MDYSYDEDLDELCPVCGDKVSGYHYGLLTCESCKGFFKRTVQNNKHYTCTESQSCKIDKTQRKRCPFCRFQKCLTVGMRLEAVRADRMRGGRNKFGPMYKRDRALKQQKKAQIRANGFKLETGPPMGVPAPPPPPPDYMLPPGLHASEPKGLASGPPAGPLGDFGAPALPMAVPSAHGPLAGYLYPTFPGRAIKSEYPEPYASPPQPGPPYGYPEPFSGGPGVPELILQLLQLEPDEDQVRARIVGCLQEPAKGRPDQPAPFSLLCRMADQTFISIVDWARRCMVFKELEVADQMTLLQNCWSELLVFDHIYRQIQHGKDGSILLVTGQEVEMSTVAAQAGSLLHSLVLRAQELVLQLHALQLDRQEFVCLKFLILFSLDVKFLNNHSLVKDAQEKANAALLDYTLCHYPHCGDKFQQLLLCLVEVRALSMQAKEYLYHKHLGNEMPRNNLLIEMLQAKPT from the exons ATGGACTATTCGTACGACGAGGACCTGGATGAGCTGTGCCCCGTGTGCGGGGACAAGGTGTCGGGCTACCACTACGGGCTGCTCACATGCGAGAGCTGCAAG GGCTTCTTCAAGCGCACGGTGCAGAACAACAAGCACTACACGTGCACGGAGAGCCAGAGCTGCAAGATCGACAAGACGCAGCGCAAGCGCTGTCCCTTCTGCCGCTTCCAGAAGTGCCTGACCGTGGGGATGCGCCTGGAAG CTGTGCGTGCTGACCGCATGCGGGGTGGCCGGAACAAATTTGGGCCCATGTACAAACGGGACCGTGCCCTGAAGCAGCAGAAGAAGGCACAGATTCGAGCCAATGGCTTCAAGCTGGAGACCGGTCCTCCGATGGGGGTGCCTGCCCCACCGCCTCCCCCGCCGGACTACATGCTGCCCCCTGGCCTGCATGCGTCTGAGCCCAAGGGCCTGGCCTCTGGTCCACCTGCTGGGCCGCTGGGCGACTTTGGAGCTCCAGCATTGCCCATGGCTGTGCCCAGCGCCCACGGGCCACTGGCCGGTTACCTCTATCCCACCTTCCCTGGCCGTGCCATCAAGTCTGAGTACCCAGAGCCCTATGCCAGTCCCCCGCAGCCGGGGCCGCCCTATGGCTACCCAGAGCCCTTCTCCGGAGGGCCGGGCGTGCCCGAGCTCATCCTGCAGCTGCTGCAGCTGGAGCCAGATGAGGACCAGGTGCGGGCACGCATTGTGGGCTGTCTGCAGGAACCAGCCAAAGGCCGCCCGGACCAGCCTGCACCTTTCAGCCTCCTGTGCCGGATGGCTGACCAGACCTTCATCTCCATCGTGGACTGGGCACGCAGGTGCATGGTCTTCAAAGAGCTAGAG GTGGCTGACCAGATGACACTGCTGCAGAACTGCTGGAGTGAGCTGCTGGTGTTTGACCACATCTACCGCCAGATCCAACATGGCAAGGATGGCAGCATCCTGCTGGTCACCGGGCAGGAG GTGGAGATGAGCACGGTGGCGGCCCAGGCGGGCTCCCTGCTGCACAGCCTAGTCCTGCGGGCGCAGGAGCTGGTGCTGCAGCTGCACGCCCTGCAGCTGGACCGCCAGGAGTTTGTCTGCCTCAAATTCCTCATCCTCTTCAGCCTCG ACGTGAAGTTCCTGAATAACCACAGCCTGGTAAAAGATGCTCAGGAGAAGGCCAATGCCGCCTTGCTTGATTACACCCTGTGCCACTACCCGCATTGCGGGGACAAGTTCCAGCAGCTGCTGCTGTGCCTGGTGGAGGTGCGGGCACTGAGCATGCAGGCCAAGGAATACCTGTACCACAAGCATCTGGGCAACGAGATGCCCCGCAACAACCTGCTCATCGAGATGCTGCAAGCCAAGCCGACTTGA